Part of the Syntrophus gentianae genome, AACCTCAAAACTTATGACGCTCTTCTATCCCACATATCTCTTTGTTGTCAAGAAAAACTTCAATTTATATGAGCTATCAATAAAATATATGATTTTTTCTCCATGTTGCATCGTTATTATCATCTTAATATCTACATCAGGTTCATCTCTTAAGCCGTTGACACTATGACTACTAACCCGCAACAGCAACTTTTCTATATGGCCAATCTTTTTAAAGCTTCTTTCAAGATTACATCCAGGGATTTGTTTTCGCGATGCTCTGACATGACTTTTTCGATCGCATCCTTTGCCGCTTGGTTCTTATACCCTAAATTGATTAATGCAGAGACGGCATCTTCCTCAATCAGACCCTTATCAATCAGTTCCCTTCTATCTTCAATATCGCTCTCCTGCCCTTTTGGTTTTCCTTCTGATATTTTGTCCCTTAGTTCCATAATTACTCTCTCAGCCATTTTTTTCCCAAGCCCGGGAACTTTTAAGAGACGTTTTAAATCATTTTTCGCGATCGCATTAATTAATTCATCCGAATTAATTCCTGATAATACATTAACAGCCAGACGCGGACCAATACCCGCAATTGAAATCATCAACTTGAATAGATGTTTTTCTTTTTCAGTATAAAAACCTACGAGTTGGATCGCATCCTGCCTGAAACAGGTATAAATTAATAAACCTACATCAGCTCCCACTTCGGGAAGTTCATAATACGTTGACAGTGGAATCAGTATCTCATATCCAATTCCGTGATTATCAATTATAACCACGGAAACCGCTTTATATATCAGTTTCCCTTGAATCTTGGCGATCATTCTTTATATGGAGACTTTCTTTTGATGATTGATATGGCATATTGCTACGGCAATCGCATCTGAAGCATCTTCAGGGGGAAGCTCTGAAAATTTCATCATTACCTGGATCATCTTTTGTACTTGTATCTTTTCAGCACGTCCGTATCCAACGACTGCCTTTTTTACTTCAAGCGGGGTGTATTCAAAGACAGGCAAATGATGTTTAGATCCTGCCAGAATAGCAACGCCCCTCACATGTCCTTGCTTAATAAGACTTTTAATATTTTTCCCGTAAAATATATCTTCAATTGCTACCGCGTCAGGTCTCTCTCCTTCTATGATTGAGAATAATTCATTGTAAACCTTTTCCAATGAGGCAGTAAATAATAATCCTCTTTTCAGTTTAATTTCTCCATGCGTAACATCAATATATCGCTCTTGGACTTTTTCCACAATTCCATAGCCCGTAACGATGCTGCCCGGATCAATGCCCAATACTCTCAATTTCTATCCTATGAATTGAATTTTTCTACAATTTCGTCATCAATATCAAAATTTGCATAAACATTCTGAACATCGTCATTATCTTCCAATTTATCTATCATTTTGAGCATCTGTTCAGCTCTTCCCTCTTCTAGTTTTATTGTATTCTGGGGCACCATACTGACAGACGCCTGGACATATTTTAATCCTTTCCCATCCAGGGCATCTCTGACACTTTCATACATTGCTGGGTCTGTTATGATTTCAATTTCGTTTTCATCCTCACGGATATCTTCTGCCCCGACTTCCAAGGCTAACTCCATCAACACATCTTCATCTATCGATTTTCTTTCAAATATAATGCTTCCTTTCTTATCAAACAGCCATGACACACATCCATTTTCACCAAGATTACCCCCATGCTTCGAGAAAATGTGTCTTATCTCAGCAACCGTCCTGTTTTTATTGTCTGTCATTACCTCAACAAGAACCGCAACTCCACCCGGGCCATATCCTTCATAAGTGATTTCTTCGTAAGCTACTCCTCCTCCGATCTCCCCTGTTCCTTTTTTAATCGCTTTTTCTATATTAT contains:
- the ruvA gene encoding Holliday junction branch migration protein RuvA, translated to MIAKIQGKLIYKAVSVVIIDNHGIGYEILIPLSTYYELPEVGADVGLLIYTCFRQDAIQLVGFYTEKEKHLFKLMISIAGIGPRLAVNVLSGINSDELINAIAKNDLKRLLKVPGLGKKMAERVIMELRDKISEGKPKGQESDIEDRRELIDKGLIEEDAVSALINLGYKNQAAKDAIEKVMSEHRENKSLDVILKEALKRLAI
- the ruvC gene encoding crossover junction endodeoxyribonuclease RuvC, producing the protein MRVLGIDPGSIVTGYGIVEKVQERYIDVTHGEIKLKRGLLFTASLEKVYNELFSIIEGERPDAVAIEDIFYGKNIKSLIKQGHVRGVAILAGSKHHLPVFEYTPLEVKKAVVGYGRAEKIQVQKMIQVMMKFSELPPEDASDAIAVAICHINHQKKVSI
- a CDS encoding YebC/PmpR family DNA-binding transcriptional regulator, which encodes MSGHSKWSTIKRKKGALDSKRGKIFTKIIKEITLAARLGGGDIEGNSRLRQAVLAAKNENMPKDNIEKAIKKGTGEIGGGVAYEEITYEGYGPGGVAVLVEVMTDNKNRTVAEIRHIFSKHGGNLGENGCVSWLFDKKGSIIFERKSIDEDVLMELALEVGAEDIREDENEIEIITDPAMYESVRDALDGKGLKYVQASVSMVPQNTIKLEEGRAEQMLKMIDKLEDNDDVQNVYANFDIDDEIVEKFNS